The Arthrobacter zhaoxinii sequence CCGACTTCCTGGTTGCGGACATGCCGTCGCCGGAGGGCACCCTCCTGGCCTCGGAACGCCTGAAGTACCTGCAGGCGGCCGTCGCCGCCCTGCCCGAGAAGATGCGGTACGTCATAGAGGAGATCTACTTCCGAGACCGCACGGTCAAGGAAATAGCCGAAGAGCTGGGCAGCACCCACTCCGCCGTGTCCCAGCAGCGCGCGGAGGCCGTCCGCCTGCTCCGTGACGGCCTGGGCACGCACTACTCGGACACCGCTGCCGCACCGGAACTCCAGTCCCGGATTGCTCCGGCCCGCCGCAATGCCTATCTCACCTCGGTGGGGGACCGCACCGCCGGCGGCATTACCCGGCACCATCTGGCGCCGGTCTTCCCCGGAACGCAGGGGCTGGTTCCCGGCCTGCCCGGCCGGCCCGTGACGTTCAAGCCGGCCGCTTCCTAGGCTTTCCGCCGGGGTAAATCTTTATTTTCAAATTCTTTTCCCAAACTGCTAACACCCCTTGGTGCTCCGCCGATAACTAGTGGTGTAGGCCCATGGATGGGCCTGCGAACACAGCCCACTCACGGAGGAATACATCATGGGTTTCACAATCAACACCAACACCGCGGCAACCAACGCCTACCGCAACCTGAACATCAACCAGAATGCACAGGCCAAGTCCCTGGAGAAGCTTTCCAGCGGCCTGCGCATCAACCGCGCTGCCGATGACGCAGCCGGCCTGGCCATCTCGGAGGGCCTGAAGAACCAGGTCAGCGGCATGACCGTTGCCGCACGCAACGCCCAGGACGGCATCAGCGTCATCCAGACCGCTGAAGGCGCCCTGACCGAGGTCCACTCGATCCTGAACCGCGTGCGTGACCTGGCTGTCCAGTCCGGTAACGATTCCAACAACGCGGACTCCCGTGCAGCGATCTCCACTGAGGTCAAGGCACTGGGTGAAGAGCTGACCCGCATCGGCAACTCCACGAACTTCAACGGTATCGACCTGCTGAAGTCCACGTCCGAGGACGAGGACGTATCCACTCCGAAGACGCTGACCTTCCAGATCGGCGCCGGCGGATCAGCGGACAACGACCAGATCGATGTGAACCTGGTTGACGTCGCTGCCATCGGCAAGGCTGTCACAGCGCTTGCCGGCACCGTTGCCGATGGTGACACTGCAGCAACCGGTGGCTTCGTCAGCGCCGCCGAGGCGCTGAAGACCATCGAGGCTCTCGACAAGGACATCAAGACCATCTCGACCGCCCGCTCGGACCTGGGTGCTTCCCAGAACCGGCTGGAATCGGTCACGAAGTCCCTGAATGTTTCCATCGAGAACCTCTCCGCTGCCAAGTCCCGCATCACCGATACGGACATGGCTGTGGAAATGGCAAGCTTCACCCGCTCGCAGATCCTGTCCCAGGCCGGAACCGCAATGCTGTCCCAGGCCAACCAGATGAACAGCGGCGTGATGCAGCTCCTGCAGTAGTAAATCAGCACCACCAGCACCACCAGCAGTACCGGCAGGTAAATGGCCGCTGGCGGCGGAGGCAGATGACTTGGACCTCACAGCCTCCGCCGTCAGCCCAGTACCTGCCGTTCCCATGTCCGGGCCCGGCCCGGTCAGCGCAGCACAGAAGCAGAAGGAGCAGGCATGGCAGGCATAGACGGCATCACCACCGGTACCGACACCACGGCCATGATCGCCCAGCTGATGGCGGTGGAAGCCCGCCCGCAGGCAATGCTGAAGCAAAAAGTCAGCTCCAGCCAGACCTTCGTTACCGCACTGCAGAACCTGAACGCCAAGATCGCCTCCCTGGCGGAGAGCGCCGGCAAGGTGGCAAAACCGGCCGGAACAGATCTCTACTCTGCCACCGCGTCCTCGGACAAGGTCACCGTCGTCACCAAGCCGGGGGCAGCTGCAGGGGCGCTGGACATCCGCGTGGACCGGCTCGCCACCGCCCAGGTGTCCCTCTCAGGAGCCATGGCGGCCTGGCCCAACGGCGACGCCCTGTCCATCTCGGCGGACGGCACCATTACGGAACTCGACACCGCGGGCAAGAGCCTGGACGAGGTCATCAACACCGTCAACAAGGCCAATCTCGGCGTCACTGCCATGAAAGTCGCCGCCGGCAGCGTCGACGGCGTAGCGCAGTACCGTATGCAGTTCACCGCCACGGACACAGGCAGCGAGGGTGCTTTCAGCATTTCGCACAACGGCACGGACCTTGGCAATATCCGGCCCGCCCAGGACGCGCAGGTCACCCTGTGGGCCGGGGTCGCCGGTGCGGAAACTCTCATCACGTCCGCCACCAACAGCTTCACGGATCTGCTCCCCGGCGTGGATGTCTCGGTCAAGGAAGTCTCCGCCGCCCCGGTTACCGTAAGTGTAAACCGCGACGAAAAGGCAGTGACCGATGTAGCCGCGAAGCTCGTGGCCGGCCTGGTGGACGTCTTCAGCTACATCAATAAGAACTCCGCGGTGAGCGTGTCCACCTCCGACGGCACCACCAAGGCCTCCGGCGGCCAGTTCACCGGTGATTCGGGGGTGCGGGCGCTCAAGGAAACAATCATGCGGGCCGCCACGTCCCCGGTGGACGGCCGGTCGCCGTCGGAAATCGGCATCATCATCACCAAGGACGGCACGGTGGAATTCAATGCCGAAAAGTTCGCCGCCGCCCTGAAGGCCGACCCGGAAAAAACCCAGGCAGCCCTGCAGACCATCGCCTCCCGGGTTGAGACCGCCGGCAATCAAGTTTCGGACAAGTACGAGGGCAGCATCACCCTGCGGATCAAGG is a genomic window containing:
- a CDS encoding sigma-70 family RNA polymerase sigma factor, producing MNHSARNAMVVENLPLVGYLVSEVCAKATHLSRDDLASVGSIALITSAASFDPDLGVPFGAYARRRIIGAFADEMRSSDWATRSARRRIKETLAVKETLTAALGRTPNVDEIASALGVDRTVAEDALSDASRTVSSLDESVTDFLVADMPSPEGTLLASERLKYLQAAVAALPEKMRYVIEEIYFRDRTVKEIAEELGSTHSAVSQQRAEAVRLLRDGLGTHYSDTAAAPELQSRIAPARRNAYLTSVGDRTAGGITRHHLAPVFPGTQGLVPGLPGRPVTFKPAAS
- a CDS encoding flagellin N-terminal helical domain-containing protein, producing MGFTINTNTAATNAYRNLNINQNAQAKSLEKLSSGLRINRAADDAAGLAISEGLKNQVSGMTVAARNAQDGISVIQTAEGALTEVHSILNRVRDLAVQSGNDSNNADSRAAISTEVKALGEELTRIGNSTNFNGIDLLKSTSEDEDVSTPKTLTFQIGAGGSADNDQIDVNLVDVAAIGKAVTALAGTVADGDTAATGGFVSAAEALKTIEALDKDIKTISTARSDLGASQNRLESVTKSLNVSIENLSAAKSRITDTDMAVEMASFTRSQILSQAGTAMLSQANQMNSGVMQLLQ
- the fliD gene encoding flagellar filament capping protein FliD; translated protein: MAGIDGITTGTDTTAMIAQLMAVEARPQAMLKQKVSSSQTFVTALQNLNAKIASLAESAGKVAKPAGTDLYSATASSDKVTVVTKPGAAAGALDIRVDRLATAQVSLSGAMAAWPNGDALSISADGTITELDTAGKSLDEVINTVNKANLGVTAMKVAAGSVDGVAQYRMQFTATDTGSEGAFSISHNGTDLGNIRPAQDAQVTLWAGVAGAETLITSATNSFTDLLPGVDVSVKEVSAAPVTVSVNRDEKAVTDVAAKLVAGLVDVFSYINKNSAVSVSTSDGTTKASGGQFTGDSGVRALKETIMRAATSPVDGRSPSEIGIIITKDGTVEFNAEKFAAALKADPEKTQAALQTIASRVETAGNQVSDKYEGSITLRIKGQESEVRSLNTQIADWDRRLSSRQATLSRTWSTLEVTLGKLNSQMDWLTSQLDSFSASSSKK